Proteins from a genomic interval of Gordonia sp. SL306:
- a CDS encoding oxidoreductase, whose protein sequence is MTTWLITGCSSGLGRALAESVLEHGDNAVVTARVVSTVQDLVDRHPDTALAVALDVTDSSQVSAAVSAADERFGGVDVLVNNAGYGYRAAVEEGEDGPVQQLFDTHVFGTARTIKAVLPGMRARRAGTIINISSIGARMSPEGSGYYSAVKAAIEALTLSLRREVAPLGIRAIVVEPGAFRTDFAGRSLTQSADAIGDYADTAGKRRIENDTVHGTQPGDPAKAAAALITVAESADPPYFLPLGSDAAAAVRSSLDALAVDIEKWDELTRSTDFAQ, encoded by the coding sequence ATGACCACGTGGCTCATCACCGGTTGCTCGTCCGGCCTCGGGCGCGCACTTGCCGAATCCGTGCTCGAGCACGGCGACAACGCCGTCGTCACCGCACGCGTCGTCTCGACGGTTCAGGATCTTGTCGACCGCCATCCGGACACCGCCCTGGCGGTCGCCCTCGACGTCACGGACAGCTCACAAGTGAGTGCCGCTGTCAGCGCTGCCGACGAGCGTTTCGGCGGCGTCGACGTTCTCGTCAACAACGCGGGCTACGGCTATCGCGCCGCCGTGGAGGAGGGTGAAGACGGGCCGGTCCAACAACTGTTCGACACACACGTGTTCGGGACGGCGCGGACGATCAAAGCCGTGCTGCCCGGGATGCGGGCCCGGCGCGCCGGCACCATCATCAACATCTCCTCGATCGGCGCCCGGATGTCCCCGGAAGGCTCGGGATACTACTCGGCGGTCAAGGCGGCAATCGAGGCGTTGACGCTGTCGCTGCGCAGAGAGGTTGCTCCGCTGGGTATTCGAGCGATCGTCGTCGAACCCGGCGCTTTCCGAACCGATTTCGCCGGCCGGTCACTGACCCAGTCTGCCGACGCCATCGGCGACTACGCCGACACCGCAGGCAAACGGCGAATCGAGAACGACACCGTGCACGGCACCCAACCGGGCGACCCGGCCAAGGCGGCCGCCGCTCTCATCACAGTTGCCGAGTCTGCCGATCCGCCGTACTTCCTGCCGCTCGGCAGCGACGCCGCGGCGGCCGTTCGCAGCTCTCTCGACGCGTTGGCCGTCGACATCGAGAAATGGGATGAGCTGACGCGGAGTACGGACTTCGCGCAGTGA
- a CDS encoding DUF2255 family protein has product MTWTDDELNRISDSDELQVSSYRSDGTLRPFVTIWAVRSGDHIFIRSAYGRDNGWFRRALAGGRGRIRAGGVEKDVAFQEPDDDVHPSLDAAYHLKYDRYGPKIVGTVVAPHGPGETFRLDPQD; this is encoded by the coding sequence ATGACGTGGACCGACGATGAACTCAACCGGATCAGCGACTCCGACGAGTTGCAGGTGTCTTCGTATCGATCGGATGGCACACTGCGGCCGTTCGTCACGATCTGGGCGGTGCGCTCGGGCGACCACATCTTCATCCGCTCCGCATACGGGCGGGACAACGGTTGGTTCCGGCGCGCCCTCGCCGGCGGTCGCGGTCGGATCCGGGCCGGCGGCGTAGAGAAGGACGTGGCATTCCAGGAACCGGACGATGACGTGCATCCGTCCCTGGACGCCGCGTACCACCTCAAATACGACCGCTACGGCCCGAAGATCGTCGGAACTGTCGTCGCCCCGCACGGACCGGGCGAGACGTTCCGACTCGACCCGCAGGACTGA
- a CDS encoding threonine synthase, producing MKTPVSADAVLVERSGTTHPLTDGRWRGDDGGPLMVSPISGLTPNEIDAAERSLWRYGGALPVDPSFRVSLGEGWTPLVSLPWGRGDIRFKLEWFNPTSSFKDRGVSVMMSHLRSQGVSRVLEDSSGNGGSAVACYAAAAGIHATIIVPAATSPAKILQARAFGAEIELVPGTRDEVSDEAIRQSATIPYASHNWHPFFLQGTKTIAYEMWEQLGFTAPDNVVLVAGAGSNILGCDIAFRELLEAGQIDRLPRLLVGQPEHWATIADEVNGIDPESRGPREPTIAEGASIARPVRLIETVAAVVDSGGSAVAVSDDEIRAAVAALTARGLYAEPTSAVAAAALDRFLADGTIRPDDTTVVILTGTGLKSADSMAAVVGRTPD from the coding sequence GTGAAGACCCCAGTGTCCGCCGACGCCGTGTTGGTGGAGCGTTCGGGCACAACGCATCCGCTCACCGACGGCCGATGGCGCGGCGACGACGGCGGACCGCTGATGGTGAGCCCGATCAGCGGACTGACTCCGAACGAGATCGACGCCGCCGAGCGATCATTGTGGCGTTACGGCGGAGCCCTCCCTGTCGACCCGAGTTTCCGGGTCAGTCTCGGCGAGGGATGGACACCGCTCGTCTCCCTACCGTGGGGTCGCGGCGACATCCGGTTCAAGCTCGAATGGTTCAATCCCACCTCGAGTTTCAAAGATCGCGGGGTGTCCGTGATGATGTCGCACCTGCGCAGCCAGGGGGTGTCGCGGGTCCTCGAGGACAGCTCGGGCAACGGCGGATCGGCCGTCGCCTGCTATGCCGCGGCCGCCGGCATCCACGCCACGATCATCGTCCCTGCGGCGACCTCGCCGGCAAAGATACTGCAGGCACGCGCCTTTGGCGCGGAGATCGAACTCGTGCCCGGAACTCGCGACGAGGTGTCCGACGAGGCCATCAGGCAATCCGCGACGATCCCGTACGCGAGCCACAACTGGCATCCCTTCTTTCTGCAGGGAACCAAGACCATCGCCTATGAGATGTGGGAACAACTCGGCTTCACCGCACCCGACAACGTGGTGCTGGTCGCCGGCGCCGGCAGCAACATCCTCGGCTGCGACATCGCCTTCCGCGAGCTACTCGAGGCCGGGCAGATCGACCGGCTCCCGCGACTCCTCGTCGGACAGCCCGAGCACTGGGCGACCATCGCCGATGAAGTCAATGGGATCGATCCGGAAAGCCGTGGGCCCCGAGAGCCCACGATTGCCGAGGGCGCATCGATCGCGCGTCCGGTTCGCCTCATCGAAACAGTTGCAGCGGTGGTGGATTCGGGAGGTTCGGCCGTCGCGGTGTCCGACGACGAGATCCGTGCGGCCGTGGCGGCCCTGACCGCACGAGGCCTCTACGCGGAACCGACGAGCGCAGTCGCGGCCGCGGCGCTCGACCGCTTCCTGGCCGACGGCACCATCAGACCCGATGACACGACGGTCGTCATCCTGACCGGCACGGGACTGAAGTCCGCCGACTCGATGGCGGCCGTCGTGGGGAGAACGCCTGACTGA
- a CDS encoding TA system antitoxin ParD family protein yields MTRAADKVTRVDADLVDSAIAEGRRQQRTGRQQLEYWARVGRALTTHESASLRRVQDALAGTVATTDLTPDEGRAFNAQVRALVSESLAAADYRHELTERGVTTVSLDEDGRIVEYRPDGTTHVLDVE; encoded by the coding sequence ATGACCAGAGCCGCGGACAAGGTCACCCGCGTCGACGCCGACCTCGTCGACAGTGCGATCGCCGAAGGCCGTCGTCAACAGCGGACCGGCCGCCAACAACTCGAGTACTGGGCGCGCGTCGGCCGCGCACTCACCACCCACGAGTCCGCGTCGCTGCGGCGCGTGCAGGACGCACTGGCAGGCACCGTAGCGACCACCGACCTCACACCTGATGAAGGCCGCGCGTTCAACGCCCAGGTCCGGGCCCTGGTGAGCGAGAGTCTGGCAGCGGCCGACTACCGACACGAGCTCACCGAACGGGGTGTCACCACCGTCTCACTCGACGAGGACGGCCGCATCGTCGAATACCGACCGGACGGAACCACCCACGTGCTCGACGTCGAGTGA
- a CDS encoding aldo/keto reductase, producing MAIPQIELNNGIHIPALGFGVYQTPPDETATAVETALSTGYRHIDTAAAYLNESGVGEAIRRSGIDRSELFIETKIWITDYGYDATLHAFDKAAGKLGVEQIDLLILHQALPGEFNLTIDAYKALERLLADGKVKAIGVSNFMPDHLARLLDATSVVPAVNQIEVHPYFRQSALLDADAEHGIVSQAWSPIGGITFYRDGSHGSTLEDPTLQKIGAAHEKTTAQVMLRWHIQQGRQVIPKSVTPSRIAENFDVFDFELTNDELASIDALDTGVRGGPEPEVITREKFGLTIPEA from the coding sequence ATGGCCATACCGCAGATCGAACTCAACAATGGAATCCACATCCCGGCTTTGGGTTTCGGGGTGTACCAGACACCACCCGACGAGACGGCGACCGCCGTGGAGACGGCGCTGTCCACCGGCTATCGCCATATTGACACCGCCGCAGCATATCTGAACGAATCAGGAGTCGGCGAGGCGATCCGCCGCTCCGGCATCGACCGTTCCGAATTGTTCATCGAGACCAAGATCTGGATCACCGACTACGGCTACGACGCCACTCTGCACGCCTTCGACAAGGCCGCAGGCAAACTCGGCGTCGAGCAGATCGACCTCCTCATCCTGCACCAGGCACTACCCGGCGAGTTCAACCTCACCATCGACGCCTACAAGGCGCTCGAACGCCTACTGGCCGACGGAAAGGTCAAGGCCATCGGCGTCAGCAACTTCATGCCCGACCACCTCGCACGACTTCTCGACGCGACATCGGTGGTCCCGGCGGTCAATCAGATCGAGGTCCACCCGTACTTCCGGCAGTCCGCCCTGCTCGATGCCGATGCCGAGCACGGCATCGTTTCCCAGGCGTGGTCGCCGATCGGGGGGATCACCTTCTACCGCGACGGCTCCCACGGTTCCACGCTCGAGGACCCGACACTGCAGAAGATCGGTGCCGCACATGAGAAGACCACCGCGCAGGTGATGCTGCGGTGGCACATCCAGCAAGGTCGGCAGGTGATCCCCAAATCGGTGACACCGTCCCGGATCGCGGAGAACTTCGACGTGTTCGACTTCGAGCTCACCAACGACGAACTCGCCTCCATCGATGCACTCGACACCGGGGTGCGTGGTGGTCCGGAGCCGGAGGTCATCACACGTGAGAAGTTCGGCCTGACCATTCCCGAAGCGTAA
- a CDS encoding alcohol dehydrogenase catalytic domain-containing protein — protein MKATYMYGAGDVRVIDVPDPTLQLPTDALVRVVRACVCGSDLHPYHSMPDTPAGAPMGHEFIGVVEAVGSEVTTVSVGDFVISPFVVSCGTCEFCRAGLQTSCLRGGFWSDDAIGTAGAQAEAVRVPLADGTLVKAPVDENADDALLASLLTLSDVYGTGWHAAVRGGVTSGSSVTVIGDGAVGLLSVLSARQLGAEQIILMGRHQTRTDLGREFGATEVVAARGDEGIEQVRDLTGGLGSQVVLEAVGHRPAYDQAVGVVRAGGVISRVGVPQYDDAPVGFGSLFGPNVTLTGGPAPVRAYIDQLLPAVLDGSVVPGKVFDRTLSLDETPKAYTAMDAREALKVAVRP, from the coding sequence ATGAAAGCCACCTACATGTACGGCGCCGGCGACGTCCGCGTCATCGATGTCCCTGATCCGACCCTGCAACTACCGACCGATGCCCTGGTCCGAGTGGTCCGCGCCTGTGTCTGCGGCAGCGACCTGCACCCATACCACTCCATGCCCGACACCCCCGCGGGCGCGCCGATGGGCCACGAGTTCATCGGCGTCGTCGAGGCCGTCGGCTCCGAGGTCACCACCGTCAGCGTGGGTGATTTCGTCATCTCGCCGTTCGTCGTATCGTGCGGGACCTGCGAGTTCTGCCGGGCCGGCCTGCAGACGTCGTGCCTGCGTGGCGGATTCTGGAGCGACGACGCCATCGGCACAGCCGGAGCGCAGGCCGAAGCCGTTCGGGTACCACTGGCCGACGGCACCCTGGTGAAGGCGCCGGTGGACGAGAACGCCGACGACGCTCTGTTGGCCTCGCTGCTCACCCTCTCCGACGTGTACGGCACCGGCTGGCATGCCGCCGTGCGCGGGGGCGTGACCAGCGGAAGTTCGGTCACCGTGATCGGCGACGGAGCGGTCGGCCTGCTGTCTGTGCTCTCCGCCCGTCAGCTCGGTGCCGAGCAGATCATCTTGATGGGCCGCCATCAGACCCGAACCGACCTCGGTCGGGAGTTCGGCGCCACCGAGGTTGTCGCAGCACGTGGCGACGAGGGCATCGAGCAGGTCCGTGACCTGACCGGGGGTCTGGGCAGCCAGGTCGTCCTGGAGGCCGTCGGACATCGTCCCGCCTACGATCAGGCGGTCGGCGTGGTCCGTGCGGGCGGTGTCATCAGCCGGGTCGGCGTCCCTCAGTACGACGATGCGCCGGTCGGCTTCGGCTCGCTGTTCGGCCCCAACGTCACGTTGACCGGCGGCCCCGCACCGGTGAGGGCCTACATCGATCAGCTCCTCCCGGCGGTGCTCGACGGCAGCGTCGTCCCGGGCAAGGTGTTCGACCGGACGTTGTCACTCGACGAGACACCCAAGGCGTACACCGCGATGGATGCCCGCGAGGCACTCAAGGTCGCGGTGCGGCCCTGA
- a CDS encoding helix-turn-helix domain-containing protein: MGTTDLRTQIREFLSSRRARITPDQAGLPAYGSNRRVKGLRREEVALLAGVSVDYYVRMERGSLAGASDSVLAALAGALQLDEAERDHLYALARQSQAGAGSRRARTPASTVRPAIQQVLDAIADAPAWVRNGRHDIVAMNQLARALYSPVLADPRRPANTTRFVYLHPEEAEEFFVDYDQIARDAAAMLRLEAGRNPNDKALIQLVGELSTRSELFRQRWASQDVRFHRSGRKRLRHPVVGQLDLDFEGMELPSEPGLYLNIYTAAAGTPTADGLKLLASWAASQEQIDTEGHPVSRG; this comes from the coding sequence ATGGGTACCACCGACCTGCGCACTCAGATCCGCGAGTTCCTGAGCTCGCGGCGCGCGCGCATCACCCCCGATCAGGCGGGCTTGCCTGCCTACGGCAGCAACCGTCGCGTCAAGGGTCTGCGTCGCGAGGAGGTCGCACTGCTCGCGGGGGTCTCGGTCGACTACTACGTGCGGATGGAGCGCGGCAGCCTCGCCGGTGCATCGGACAGTGTGCTCGCCGCCCTGGCCGGCGCTTTGCAGCTCGACGAGGCCGAGCGGGATCACCTCTACGCCCTGGCCCGCCAGTCACAGGCCGGTGCCGGTTCTCGCCGGGCCCGCACCCCGGCCTCGACAGTGCGACCGGCCATCCAACAGGTCCTCGACGCCATCGCGGACGCGCCGGCCTGGGTGCGCAACGGTCGTCACGACATCGTCGCGATGAATCAGCTCGCGCGGGCACTCTATTCGCCGGTGCTCGCCGATCCTCGACGACCTGCGAACACCACCCGATTCGTCTACCTGCATCCGGAGGAGGCCGAGGAGTTCTTCGTCGATTACGACCAGATCGCCAGGGATGCTGCCGCGATGCTACGGCTCGAGGCCGGTCGGAACCCGAACGACAAGGCCCTCATCCAGCTCGTCGGTGAATTGTCCACGCGCAGTGAGCTCTTCCGCCAACGTTGGGCCTCCCAAGACGTCCGGTTCCATCGCAGTGGACGTAAGCGGCTCCGCCACCCTGTGGTCGGGCAGCTCGACCTCGACTTCGAGGGGATGGAACTGCCCTCCGAGCCCGGGTTGTACCTGAACATCTACACCGCGGCCGCGGGAACGCCCACCGCCGACGGGCTGAAGCTGCTCGCGTCGTGGGCTGCGAGTCAGGAGCAGATCGACACGGAGGGTCACCCGGTCAGCCGAGGATGA
- a CDS encoding HNH endonuclease signature motif containing protein gives MFDVTPVGELSDRQLRERVVGYAGQMAALTARFMGLLVEFDNRHAWSGEGVMSCAHWLSWRTGLSLRTAQDHLRIAHALTELPLISQSFADGRVTYSKVRALTRVATPERQQELLNVALSATAAQVDALVRSMRHIDRGAGEQESGVIASSGRWRWNDDGSLSVNLRLNPLDGARFLAGAVRAEYERTRTEDDLDVPRNALEPDETATDDAEDLGPAEVKRRQRDLWRHVPADIAPAVIAMADTLHGAVDIPETAPGAEILVHTHGQDIVDDDGDQADDHLDDGPALFDVEVDEARCGAAVREVHTTRRGAVLNWGHKRRTPTAALIRIVTQRDRCCRHPACGRTRHLHVHHVRSWADGGPTDPDNLILLCGTHHRALHRGEFTITAKGGQQFTFHRQSGSVIERAPTIVAPAGWTPDPRIAVGATMPVGGGRLDLGYTTEVLYAIWALKARERTEPIAA, from the coding sequence ATCTTTGACGTGACTCCGGTCGGCGAGTTGTCGGATCGTCAGTTACGCGAGCGGGTGGTCGGGTATGCCGGACAGATGGCGGCGCTGACGGCGCGGTTCATGGGGTTGCTGGTGGAGTTCGACAATCGTCACGCGTGGAGCGGTGAGGGGGTGATGTCGTGTGCGCATTGGCTGTCGTGGCGGACGGGGTTGTCGTTGCGGACCGCGCAAGACCATCTGAGGATTGCCCACGCGTTGACCGAACTCCCGCTGATCTCACAGTCATTCGCCGACGGGCGGGTCACGTATTCGAAGGTGCGGGCACTGACTCGGGTGGCCACTCCGGAGCGTCAGCAGGAATTGCTGAACGTGGCGCTGAGTGCGACCGCAGCACAGGTGGATGCGCTGGTGCGGTCGATGCGGCACATCGATCGCGGCGCCGGAGAACAGGAATCCGGTGTGATCGCGTCGTCGGGTCGATGGCGATGGAACGATGACGGCTCGCTGTCGGTGAACCTGCGGCTCAACCCCCTCGATGGTGCGAGGTTTCTGGCGGGTGCAGTGCGGGCCGAGTACGAGCGGACCCGCACCGAAGACGATCTCGACGTTCCGCGGAACGCGCTCGAACCCGACGAGACCGCCACCGACGACGCCGAGGACCTCGGGCCGGCCGAGGTCAAACGCCGGCAGCGCGATCTGTGGCGCCATGTGCCCGCCGACATCGCCCCGGCGGTGATCGCGATGGCCGACACCCTCCACGGCGCCGTCGACATCCCCGAGACCGCGCCCGGTGCGGAGATCCTCGTGCACACCCACGGCCAGGACATCGTCGACGACGATGGCGACCAGGCCGATGATCATCTCGATGACGGGCCCGCGTTGTTCGACGTGGAGGTCGATGAAGCGCGCTGCGGGGCGGCGGTCCGCGAAGTGCACACCACCCGCCGCGGCGCCGTTCTCAACTGGGGTCACAAACGTCGGACGCCGACCGCCGCATTGATCCGGATCGTGACCCAGCGTGACCGGTGCTGCCGGCACCCGGCTTGTGGACGCACCCGCCACCTGCACGTCCATCACGTGCGGTCGTGGGCCGACGGCGGCCCCACCGATCCAGACAATCTGATCTTGTTGTGCGGCACCCACCATCGCGCATTACATCGCGGCGAGTTCACCATCACCGCGAAAGGTGGGCAACAGTTCACCTTTCACCGCCAGAGTGGATCGGTGATCGAACGCGCGCCCACCATCGTTGCGCCCGCCGGCTGGACCCCGGACCCTCGCATCGCCGTCGGCGCCACCATGCCGGTCGGCGGTGGCCGCCTCGACCTCGGATACACCACCGAAGTGCTCTATGCGATCTGGGCGCTCAAAGCCAGAGAGCGCACCGAACCGATCGCGGCGTGA
- a CDS encoding cupin domain-containing protein, with the protein MDIDQHKPTTKNPPEQFTGDVWLDPIAFPRESGQQMVVAKVRFAPGARTAWHSHARGQTLHITQGVAWVQSRGEAKVEAHPGQTLYCPPGEEHWHGASSDSFMEHLAMLDNAEDPATTTTWLEHVTEEEYLA; encoded by the coding sequence ATGGATATCGACCAACACAAACCCACCACCAAGAACCCGCCCGAACAGTTCACCGGCGACGTCTGGCTCGACCCGATCGCATTTCCCCGCGAGTCCGGTCAGCAGATGGTCGTGGCGAAGGTGCGCTTCGCGCCGGGCGCACGCACCGCGTGGCACTCACACGCCCGCGGCCAGACCCTCCACATCACCCAAGGTGTCGCATGGGTGCAGTCCCGCGGCGAAGCCAAGGTCGAGGCCCACCCGGGTCAGACTCTGTATTGCCCACCCGGCGAGGAACATTGGCACGGTGCGAGCAGCGACTCCTTCATGGAACACCTGGCGATGCTCGACAATGCCGAGGATCCGGCGACCACCACGACGTGGCTCGAACACGTGACGGAGGAGGAGTACCTGGCCTGA
- a CDS encoding nitroreductase/quinone reductase family protein → MAGVVRWVGSGAVVVAGLSWAMWAVDPTAPASQIQPLIITGVMVANVMVTVAAPATKRRAVILVQRWCVNPLVRALFRIGFVPFGFALVETIGRRTGRPRIVPVGNGRVGDTFWLVAEHGLRAGYVANIRANPDVRVRLRIGLRFTWIEGVATVLVGDDPFVRQREFCGLRPLRWLNAMNVRALGVTPVTVRIDLGPPGAHGVPRNAGVVGGHRYR, encoded by the coding sequence ATGGCTGGTGTGGTCAGATGGGTCGGTTCCGGTGCGGTGGTCGTGGCGGGCCTGAGTTGGGCGATGTGGGCGGTCGATCCGACAGCGCCGGCGTCCCAGATCCAGCCGTTGATCATCACGGGCGTGATGGTGGCCAATGTGATGGTGACGGTCGCCGCGCCTGCGACGAAGCGCCGGGCGGTGATACTTGTCCAGCGATGGTGTGTGAACCCGTTGGTGCGAGCGCTGTTTCGGATCGGTTTCGTCCCGTTCGGCTTTGCGCTTGTCGAGACGATTGGCCGACGGACCGGCCGACCCCGCATCGTGCCGGTGGGCAACGGGAGAGTGGGCGACACCTTCTGGCTCGTCGCCGAACACGGCCTTCGTGCCGGGTATGTGGCCAACATCCGTGCGAACCCAGACGTCCGTGTGCGGCTCCGGATCGGACTCCGGTTCACCTGGATCGAGGGTGTGGCAACGGTACTCGTCGGCGATGATCCGTTCGTACGGCAACGTGAGTTCTGTGGTCTCCGTCCGCTCCGCTGGTTGAACGCGATGAATGTTCGTGCACTCGGAGTGACGCCGGTGACGGTCCGAATCGATCTGGGCCCGCCAGGGGCCCACGGCGTTCCGCGGAACGCCGGTGTTGTCGGTGGTCACCGATATCGTTGA
- a CDS encoding TetR/AcrR family transcriptional regulator yields the protein MRRRTPLTEADLGDAVLAVAAEHGLAAATIRNVAMHLGVSIGAVQHHFPTKDALYISAFTALVDRVAERIGAVGHDTETALEDILVELLPIDSRRRAEARVMIEFSALATRSPELAAIQESTLGRIQVGLRDALRARGVDAPGLRATALLAMVDGLALHWSSTTGAYPQEALESVLRDHLTLILG from the coding sequence ATGCGCCGGCGCACACCGTTGACCGAAGCCGATCTGGGCGACGCCGTGCTCGCGGTGGCAGCCGAGCACGGACTGGCCGCCGCGACCATCCGGAACGTGGCGATGCACCTCGGTGTGTCGATCGGCGCAGTGCAGCATCACTTCCCGACCAAGGACGCGCTCTACATCTCGGCCTTCACCGCGCTTGTCGATCGCGTAGCCGAACGCATCGGTGCAGTCGGCCACGACACGGAGACGGCGTTGGAGGACATCCTCGTCGAACTTCTCCCGATCGATTCCCGGCGCCGGGCAGAAGCCCGGGTGATGATCGAATTCTCCGCTCTCGCAACCAGATCTCCGGAGTTGGCCGCGATCCAGGAAAGCACTCTGGGCCGGATCCAGGTCGGCCTTCGTGATGCCTTGCGCGCCCGCGGCGTCGACGCACCGGGCCTGCGCGCAACCGCACTCCTCGCGATGGTCGATGGGCTGGCGCTGCATTGGTCGAGCACGACCGGCGCCTACCCTCAGGAGGCGCTGGAGTCGGTGCTACGGGACCACCTGACTCTCATCCTCGGCTGA
- a CDS encoding TetR-like C-terminal domain-containing protein, translating into MTAETPGEGKRSVPSPGRPRDGRIDAAIITATRELILETGYSALSLSAIAARAGTTTAAIYRRWAGKAQLVHEAVLSAEEIPTSDGSGDIHTDIRALVETVREMFDNPEVRMALPGLIADTVADPQVHSMMITRLAGNLATFESRFGQERRDDDQLPMLAEVVAGTAIFRILIRRDAALDDAWVDEMTELITERWPSGRTT; encoded by the coding sequence ATGACAGCAGAAACACCCGGCGAAGGCAAGAGGTCTGTACCGTCGCCCGGCCGCCCCCGCGACGGCCGGATCGATGCCGCGATCATCACGGCCACCCGGGAGCTGATCCTCGAAACCGGATACTCGGCGCTGTCGTTATCGGCGATAGCCGCGCGCGCCGGAACCACCACGGCCGCCATCTACCGGCGATGGGCCGGCAAAGCCCAACTCGTGCACGAGGCGGTGCTGTCCGCCGAAGAGATCCCCACGTCGGATGGTTCCGGCGATATCCACACCGACATCCGGGCATTGGTCGAGACAGTCCGCGAAATGTTCGACAACCCGGAGGTTCGCATGGCGCTGCCCGGCCTGATCGCCGACACCGTTGCCGATCCCCAGGTGCACAGCATGATGATCACCCGACTGGCCGGCAATCTGGCCACCTTCGAATCCCGGTTCGGTCAGGAGCGCCGCGATGACGACCAGTTGCCCATGCTGGCCGAGGTCGTCGCGGGCACCGCGATCTTCCGCATCCTCATCCGCCGGGACGCCGCCCTCGACGATGCCTGGGTGGACGAGATGACCGAGCTGATCACCGAACGCTGGCCGTCCGGTCGGACGACCTAG
- a CDS encoding TIGR03617 family F420-dependent LLM class oxidoreductase: protein MKIMTALFDPTDAVDRARVLKEAGASGVFTFEGPHDVFTPLVSASAVKGLDVMSNVAIAFPRNPIQLAHQANDLQLLSEGRFILGLGTQVRAQIEKRYGVEFDHPVARMKEMVGALRAIFATWSDGERLDFRGEYYRHTLMTPTFVPGPNPYGPPPIYLGALGPRMTRATAEVADGLLVMPFGTKRFLHEATMPGVRAGLAAAGRSEDDFEVVPEIIVSVGDDHASTRMLLAFYGSTPAYRPVLDAHGWGDLQPELNTMSKQGRWQEMATLIDDEILHTIAACGTPAEVAAHIRDRVDGVSDRICLYQPGPIAVDALAEIVDALR, encoded by the coding sequence ATGAAGATCATGACAGCGCTGTTCGATCCCACCGATGCGGTCGACCGCGCGAGGGTTCTCAAAGAGGCCGGGGCCTCCGGTGTATTCACCTTCGAAGGCCCGCACGACGTCTTCACGCCGCTGGTGTCGGCGTCGGCGGTCAAGGGCCTCGACGTGATGTCCAATGTCGCGATCGCGTTCCCCCGCAACCCTATCCAGCTCGCGCACCAGGCCAACGACCTGCAGCTGCTGTCCGAGGGGCGCTTCATCCTGGGCCTGGGCACGCAGGTGCGCGCACAGATCGAGAAGCGCTACGGCGTCGAGTTCGACCACCCGGTTGCCAGGATGAAGGAAATGGTGGGGGCGCTGCGGGCGATCTTCGCGACATGGAGCGACGGTGAACGCCTGGACTTCCGTGGCGAATACTACCGACACACCTTGATGACGCCGACGTTTGTGCCCGGGCCCAACCCCTACGGCCCGCCGCCGATCTATCTCGGCGCGCTGGGCCCGCGGATGACCAGGGCCACCGCGGAGGTGGCCGACGGACTGCTGGTGATGCCGTTCGGGACGAAACGATTCCTGCACGAGGCGACGATGCCGGGCGTTCGTGCAGGGCTGGCGGCCGCCGGGCGTAGCGAGGACGACTTCGAAGTGGTGCCCGAGATCATCGTGTCGGTCGGTGACGACCACGCCTCGACCCGAATGCTGTTGGCGTTCTACGGCTCCACCCCCGCATACCGGCCGGTGCTCGACGCCCATGGCTGGGGCGACCTGCAGCCGGAACTCAACACGATGTCCAAGCAGGGTCGCTGGCAGGAGATGGCCACGCTGATCGACGACGAGATACTGCACACCATCGCCGCGTGCGGAACCCCCGCCGAGGTGGCCGCGCACATCCGCGACCGCGTCGACGGTGTGTCCGACCGGATCTGCCTGTATCAGCCCGGCCCGATCGCCGTCGACGCGCTCGCCGAGATCGTGGACGCGTTGCGGTGA